Proteins found in one Macaca nemestrina isolate mMacNem1 chromosome 4, mMacNem.hap1, whole genome shotgun sequence genomic segment:
- the LOC105475814 gene encoding indolethylamine N-methyltransferase: MEGGFTGGDEYQKHFLPRDYLATYYSFDGSPSPEAEILKFNLECLHKTFGPGGLQGDTLIDIGSGPTIYQVLAACESFRDITLSDFTDRNREELEKWLKKEPGAYDWTPVVKFACELEGNSGRWEEKEEKLRAAVKRVLKCDVHLGNPLAPAVLPPADCVLTLLAMECACCSLDAYRTALCNLASLLKPCGHLVTTVTLQISSYMVGKREFSCVALEKEEVEQAVLDAGFDIEQLLQNPQSYSVTNAASSGVCFIVARKKPRP; encoded by the exons ATGGAGGGTGGCTTCACTGGGGGTGATGAGTACCAGAAGCACTTCCTGCCCAGGGACTACTTGGCCACTTACTACAGCTTCGATGGCAGCCCCTCACCCGAGGCTGAGATACTGAAGTTTAACTTGGAATGTCTCCACAAGACCTTCGGCCCTG GAGGCCTTCAAGGGGACACACTGATCGACATTGGCTCAGGCCCTACCATCTACCAAGTTCTCGCTGCCTGTGAGTCCTTCCGAGACATCACTCTCTCCGACTTTACTGACCGCAACCGGGAGGAGCTGGAAAAGTGGCTGAAGAAGGAGCCGGGGGCCTATGACTGGACCCCGGTGGTGAAATTCGCCTGTGAGCTGGAAGGAAACAG cgGCCgttgggaggagaaggaggagaagctgCGGGCAGCAGTGAAGCGGGTGCTCAAGTGTGATGTCCACCTGGGCAACCCGCTGGCCCCTGCTGTGTTGCCCCCCGCCGACTGTGTGCTTACCCTGCTGGCCATGGAGTGTGCCTGCTGTAGCCTTGATGCCTACCGCACTGCACTGTGCAACCTTGCCTCACTGCTCAAGCCGTGTGGCCACCTGGTGACCACAGTCACGCTTCAGATCTCATCCTACATGGTGGGGAAGCGTGAATTTTCCTGTGTGGCcctggagaaggaggaggtggagcAGGCTGTCCTGGATGCTGGCTTTGACATTGAACAGCTCCTACAGAATCCCCAGAGCTACTCTGTCACCAATGCTGCCAGCTCTGGGGTCTGCTTCATTGTGGCTCGCAAGAAGCCTAGGCCCTGA